Part of the Spinacia oleracea cultivar Varoflay chromosome 5, BTI_SOV_V1, whole genome shotgun sequence genome, gggcgggagtctcttctacaacatggacttcttgggcttgggatgtgttaccccgattataggtgttgtttttatatgtgggtttgctttgtatggttttggcgaggtcgtcctcgatctttattcccacatcataaactcttttgaaagtgtcaagtcccaggtacctaaggtgttgtctgtaagccgggtccaggttgtcaatgaatttttggaccaattctgtttcgggaggcccattgattagttgggccgcctggtccctccatctagcaaagtaggtcgtgaaaccctcatttttcttttggaagagaacttccagctcgcgcatggtgacttggaaatccatgttcgacgagtattgcttgatgaagacattgacaaagtcttcccaagtggggaagagcttagggtcctggtgatagtaccatttgagcggcacaggttccaaggacaaaggaaaggcaggtaagtacatggacttatccacgcctttcaagttcatggcattcacaaagctcagtagatgatcacgggggttgtccgtggccttgaactttggtaagtcagatgaactgaacttttctggtagtttgccaggaaaaggttcaggatcgagggagaagtatttgctccccatggtttgctgtaggaccattttttcaatcctcttctcgttatcgaggtcatttttggcttgcgcagccgctaaagcttcattttccattttcagttggcccatgagtcgggtcatttgagccatctgctcttgcaaatcttcgatggacatgtttgaaggtgcgaatcgaggttggggaagcggagatccttgaaatgagggatgacggacggagcttggagttactaaacctgatgttggcgatgtatcttcgagacgcactaaccgttgattccctgatcggcaccaagtggcaggaccagtcctaggcataagataagctaaagtttaggttcccaaagtttcaagcattacttagtctagacttcgactctctctattggtttttcactctttcttttgttggtacactttttggtttttttttcttttggtcattctttggattttcgaaacacttgcccgtgtgacattcatagttgttagcttGTTCGGTTTTTTTAGtgcgagcattgtcgtcgtaggaggcctaacaacgacgcaaagagttattaattttttacgagccgcttttgaaatcgagtgctttccttacgccctcgtagcgattctttttacgaacattttttctgtgatacgtattttccttttgcgcgggcaccgaggctgctgcgcctgaccagaaggccaagcagcaacttcagcgtccggcgaggggcgtgagaaattctggcgcccagccaggggcgttgaaaatgcgtccctggctggttctcgttttctgttttctgtttatgcgacttcgatttgcgtgcttgcctaataacgtcctttacgcgtagcagcgtttgtgggattcgttacaggccattccgagcgtcgcttatttttgtggcgaccattcgggtttgcggaacacgtatttcggcataactctttggccaattagtctatgaacgtttgggcaatttttaaggtcgttggttttctaggatagtttctcacacacaatcacatatttcgctatacataactaacattcatcatgaggcgatactaacatgtcatgtagtttatgataggcttctatgggtattTATCtgtgcctggcttggtaccgcttctatcgtagatccaacacatgccccggtcgaggtagtgtcttcaacagacgaatttcgctcaagaggccaacccgcaagtgcaagccaagggggcatgcaggcgagagggacctaatgagcgagcgattgggttcgggataggtgtactacctgcacaagtaccaagtgggaaacatgcgcggcgtatgcacccccctattggcgaaaaaaggtatccttagtcccaactcccgagggagccgagattcgttatgcggttctgcccgttcacattaatatgctgattttcaggtcgtcccaacttgatggggaaataaacgcggggtaggatcgtttcacccttcgctattttgattacctacaagaacgagtatttccttcactttccccagtggagtcgccactgtgagggggtcgaaaaagcgcgaggctaatgtgtgacctcgtccctcgtgggtgtgacgattcttttattcaatcaagtgtaattggatttcctgtgagtatacacccaattgactagtaatataggagtcgccattcagtttttaacaacaatgagaaaaactgacaaaacccggttatcgtgacataaagggagtgcaattatgtttgaccacgacggccgtaggttcccttgtgatccctggtgtggggatctctcaacatacacccgcaaggtagagattgagggttcgggggactgtaactaccgagaggagtactttgctcgtcgataactccagaggcaggatatccttactagctcagcataaataattgaagggacatgcgttaactattaaactaatctgagttgattttagcaatatgcaacatataatactagatcgatcgtgattatctgatttagatagtattgagggacctagcatgataattcaatttcccaaaaatattatatttgttaggcgtgatagaacaatcagacctagttagtttaacagttcataaaaagggcgaggaaagcaattaaatcatcgagaaggggcacattacgacgcacccttgagaggtgcgtcacggttctcagaaaactaaccactttgactttgctatttctcctttttattaaacgaatctcaaattatgggacaggatacgttctgttcgatttgtggatcgattgcgacagaacgcgtgaacaatttcgcagcgtgaggcttaggctaagggttggagtcaatactcagaatatgaattgtgtgtgttcccttcacgtcgaatttggggctgtatttatagggaagatttcgtggaaagatagaattgcggagttctaatccacaaagaattaggaaaaaacacgtacccaggtaatttaagcgcccagagccaggcgttgaaaatagggtctgggctgttttcttagtcagattcggattcctgaaatccgtagtgtttgagacttaatcgagtcttttagtgcgtatcaatttcattacggaatgcgtctgggcctgttacgaactctaggctcgttaggattttaattaatacgtaactcttatttccgaatcatattaggaataggattcttgcagttttctagctcatttaggatttatgttggagtgcaacacctaattctgacaggtttctatcttttatgacttgccacttttagaagctaccttttacggcagttactatttttagcaggtttccataaatagcaggtttcgggtgaaatgaaaaggggaattgagattcgttattttataggagatgcgttgtcaagtggagatttacgctttcatcatcgaacctttccctttcgggaatggggacaaaagtaggtatctacacctaggcgttggtgtagaactttgcatacctgcttcggcatgggtagcctaggcgttggtgtagaggtCCCTGGTTGTGTTTATACCGCCattgggattttttttgaactttgacttcgTACGAGCTAGtttaggatagcccccagtttagaatcttgatgtttttgtattttgcatgaCTTAGTATGCCTCATCACACTCGAAGAAAGCTCGCCGAACgctcggtggttcgagctgctatggaggatgctccggatgatgaagcggctgccacAAACGCGTCGGAGGGGGGCATGATTCCTCGGAGTCTACCCGCTTTCGTTGGCACTGGTTGGAGTCCTTCCGATATAGTGTTTCGATCGGACtttcatttgtctcagcggcctcgcgctggcttggtgagtcttgtaatgtgctttgaatttgtatcttgtacttgtataggttttgagctgATTCGGTCATctgtaggccgatggagagCCGTTTCGCACCTTTTGGTCCTTGGCGGAGCTTCAGAAGGCTTTTCGTGCCATCTGTGCTGAcgaggaggctatggagatctggttgcagacgggcctggtcgatttccg contains:
- the LOC130462061 gene encoding uncharacterized protein, which codes for MPHHTRRKLAERSVVRAAMEDAPDDEAAATNASEGGMIPRSLPAFVGTGWSPSDIVFRSDFHLSQRPRAGLADGEPFRTFWSLAELQKAFRAICADEEAMEIWLQTGLVDFRRAMGDTPRRTGIKPRLQALLER